One Lachancea thermotolerans CBS 6340 chromosome F complete sequence DNA window includes the following coding sequences:
- the ERG9 gene encoding bifunctional farnesyl-diphosphate farnesyltransferase/squalene synthase (highly similar to uniprot|P29704 Saccharomyces cerevisiae YHR190W ERG9 Farnesyl-diphosphate farnesyl transferase (squalene synthase) joins two farnesyl pyrophosphate moieties to form squalene in the sterol biosynthesis pathway) encodes MGKLGDLISHPLELKAALKLKYIRKPLFSLNDTKETPELRRCYQLLTKTSRSFAAVIMELHPELRNAIMLFYLVLRALDTIEDDMTIDPKVKVPLLRDFDSKLDLEDWSFNGNAPTEKDRCVLVEFPCILKELHKLKPEYQRVIKEITNKMGNGMASYILDENFNLNGVSTIKDYDLYCHYVAGLVGDGLTQLIVLANFGTPDLYNESAYLFESMGLFLQKTNIIRDYAEDLEDGRSFWPREIWSLYADKLVDFSLPEHTQDGLHCISHLVLNALSHVEDVLTFLSSVHEQSSFQFCAIPQVMAIATLALVFGNPEVLHKNVKIRKGTTCFLILKSRTLRGCVEIFQYYLRDIKKRLAVDDPNYLKINIQIARIEQFIEEMYQEQLPAGVKPNETPIYKKVKERSAIDTEVAPAQMEEEYQFNMAITMVLTALAAVYFYVR; translated from the coding sequence ATGGGTAAACTTGGCGACCTCATCTCACATCCACTGGAACTCAAAGCGGCTCTAAAATTAAAGTACATCCGCAAGCCGCTTTTTTCCTTGAACGACACCAAAGAGACACCCGAGCTTAGAAGATGCTATCAATTGCTCACTAAGACATCTCGGTCTTTCGCGGCGGTGATCATGGAGCTTCATCCAGAACTCCGCAATGCCATTATGCTTTTCTATCTGGTATTGAGAGCTCTAGACACGATTGAAGACGACATGACCATTGACCCGAAGGTCAAGGTGCCATTGCTTCGCGATTTCGACTCCAAGTTGGATCTTGAAGATTGGTCTTTCAATGGCAATGCGCCTACAGAGAAGGACCGCTGTGTCCTCGTCGAGTTCCCTtgcatcttgaaagaattgcACAAGTTAAAGCCAGAATATCAAAGAGTCATCAAGGAGATCACCAACAAGATGGGCAACGGTATGGCGTCTTACATTCTAGACGAGAACTTTAACCTAAACGGCGTCTCTACAATTAAGGACTATGACTTGTACTGCCACTACGTCGCAGGCCTTGTTGGGGACGGTTTGACGCAGTTGATTGTGCTAGCGAACTTTGGCACTCCAGATCTTTACAATGAGTCTGCCTACCTATTCGAGAGCATGGGACTTTTCTTGCAGAAAACCAACATCATCAGAGACTATGCCGAGGACCTCGAAGATGGCCGCTCGTTCTGGCCAAGAGAGATTTGGTCCCTCTATGCCGATAAGCTGGTCGATTTCTCACTTCCGGAGCACACGCAGGATGGGCTACACTGTATCAGTCACCTTGTTCTAAATGCCCTGAGCCATGTCGAGGACGTGTTGACCTTCCTGAGCTCCGTTCACGAGCAATCGTCGTTCCAGTTTTGCGCAATCCCTCAGGTTATGGCTATTGCCACCCTCGCCTTGGTGTTCGGAAATCCAGAAGTGCTTCACAAAAACGTCAAGATTAGAAAAGGTACCACTTGCTTCTTGATTCTAAAGTCTAGAACGTTGCGTGGTTGTGTCGAGATCTTCCAATACTACTTGCGTGACATTAAGAAGCGTCTTGCCGTGGATGACCCCAACTACCTAAAGATCAACATCCAGATTGCCAGAATCGAGCAGTTCATTGAAGAAATGTACCAAGAACAGCTGCCTGCTGGCGTCAAACCCAATGAGACCCCGATCTACAAGAAGGTGAAGGAAAGAAGCGCCATTGACACCGAGGTTGCCCCTGCCCAgatggaagaagaatacCAATTCAACATGGCGATAACAATGGTTCTGACAGCCTTGGCCGCCGTTTATTTTTACGTGAGATAG
- the UFO1 gene encoding SCF ubiquitin ligase complex subunit UFO1 (similar to uniprot|Q04511 Saccharomyces cerevisiae YML088W UFO1 F-box receptor protein subunit of the Skp1-Cdc53-F-box receptor (SCF) E3 ubiquitin ligase complex binds to phosphorylated Ho endonuclease allowing its ubiquitylation by SCF and subsequent degradation), which translates to MIDAVGSGTSLQSLPTEILINILSHLDEKDLYAVQATCKHFRDIINDEELWKNLFVSRINTRLFPSFSRSLKFSVEYVERNRGLNEWRHNRAIKTRYTVATQNQYNQLEQMVFDYPRCACYSDGVIMLVQLHSRRRKDRLTYMPCTTPHGCSTMHFNINAAVFGRFDGRVFGKLLTNKSHLCPVTEFNAMHRSCVTAITTAALEDSSEDWCVSGCESGQVIWWREAKLQKSLQISNKPILRLALHKDWTVAVDSEHICIVQKMDTILRLDIPSNLRRSPNQIQFFKVDFGGKLLVLGDTTEIYVISIDVDQDFGHTRSLRFENSVQNVFIDEATAKRTQDASIAGGDGCFMGILTADNSVHTVNIRTPGSNLSIQTKLTFIDEVHVAQINNLVLVCAFSGSLGIFDAANGSELRVVRKTEKTPQFLGVSHGRMIVGSGNVLHFLQYAGLEDKQKKTGSSQVTRGNKWNEVLHSQLDLYNEDENSRLQEQKRLEKLRRKFLGDVDDEETQLRIALMESEAAAANFPFSAMKESSTEPDEELLRAIEESKLSFENSLASDEQGEDLELLRAIQQSREEEESRRTSRRSQRRMAPLGELVGSSSIEPQSNRQEQRANPVCLQSQASEVSPDQHRHFEDEELELAKALSLSELN; encoded by the coding sequence ATCTATACGCAGTACAAGCTACCTGTAAACATTTCCGGGATATCATCAATGATGAGgagctttggaaaaacCTGTTTGTGTCGCGGATCAACACTCGGCTATTTCCTTCCTTCTCGCgctctttgaagtttaGTGTAGAATATGTGGAGAGAAACCGTGGACTCAACGAATGGAGGCACAATAGGGCCATAAAGACCAGATATACCGTGGCGACTCAAAACCAGTACAACCAGCTCGAGCAGATGGTATTCGATTACCCCCGCTGTGCGTGCTATAGTGATGGCGTCATAATGCTGGTTCAACTGCACTCCAGAAGGCGTAAAGATAGGTTAACATACATGCCTTGTACAACACCACATGGGTGTTCTACTATGCATTTTAATATAAACGCAGCAGTTTTTGGGCGATTCGATGGCCGTGTTTTCGGCAAACTTTTGACAAACAAGTCGCATCTGTGCCCTGTCACTGAGTTCAATGCCATGCACCGCTCCTGTGTGACGGCCATCACAACAGCCGCACTCGAGGACTCTTCAGAAGACTGGTGTGTAAGCGGTTGCGAATCAGGACAAGTTATTTGGTGGCGCGAGGCTAAACTGCAGAAGTCTTTGCAGATTTCAAATAAACCCATTCTGCGACTTGCTTTGCACAAAGATTGGACCGTAGCCGTGGACTCGGAACACATTTGCATTGTCCAAAAGATGGACACCATTTTAAGGCTAGACATTCCATCCAATTTGAGGCGATCTCCTAATCAGATTCAGTTTTTTAAGGTTGATTTTGGTGGGAAATTATTGGTATTAGGTGATACAACTGAGATTTATGTTATATCTATTGACGTTGATCAAGATTTTGGCCACACGAGGTCTTTGCGATTCGAAAACAGTGTGCAAAACGTCTTCATAGATGAGGCGACTGCTAAGAGAACCCAAGATGCTTCCATCGCTGGTGGTGACGGTTGTTTTATGGGCATTTTGACCGCTGACAACTCTGTTCACACCGTAAACATTCGCACACCTGGTTCCAATCTTAGCATACAAACAAAACTCACCTTTATTGATGAGGTTCATGTTGCTCAGATAAACAATTTGGTGCTAGTATGTGCTTTTAGTGGCTCCTTGGGAATCTTTGATGCTGCAAATGGATCTGAACTGAGGGTGGTACGAAAAACTGAGAAAACCCCACAATTTTTGGGAGTCTCCCATGGCCGAATGATTGTGGGAAGTGGTAACGTTTTACATTTTCTGCAGTACGCCGGCCTGGAAgacaaacaaaagaagacagGATCTTCGCAAGTAACCAGAGGCAATAAATGGAACGAGGTGTTACATTCCCAGCTAGACCTCTAtaatgaagatgaaaaTTCTCGTTTGCAAGAGCAAAAGaggcttgaaaagctaAGGCGGAAGTTCTTGGGTGAtgttgacgatgaagaaactCAACTCCGGATAGCATTGATGGAGTCTGAAGCTGCGGCTGCGAACTTCCCTTTTTCTGCCATGAAAGAAAGCAGTACAGAGCCggatgaagaacttttgagggCCATTGAAGAGTCCAAGCTTAGCTTCGAGAACAGTTTAGCCAGCGATGAACAGGGCGAAGACTTGGAGCTTCTTCGAGCAATTCAGCAGTCAAGggaggaggaagagtcTCGGCGGACCTCGCGTAGGTCGCAAAGGAGAATGGCCCCTCTTGGCGAACTAGTAGGCTCCAGTAGTATTGAGCCCCAGAGCAATCGGCAGGAACAGCGTGCTAATCCCGTATGCCTGCAATCTCAAGCCTCTGAAGTTTCTCCCGATCAACATAGAcactttgaagatgaagagctcgaaCTTGCAAAAGCATTATCTCTAAGCGAGTTGAATTGA
- the ALO1 gene encoding D-arabinono-1,4-lactone oxidase (highly similar to uniprot|P54783 Saccharomyces cerevisiae YML086C ALO1 D-Arabinono-1 4-lactone oxidase catalyzes the final step in biosynthesis of D-erythroascorbic acid which is protective against oxidative stress), with protein MDKILPGARSNFRFKNWAGIYSAKPQLYFQPSSIDDVVKIVNAARRLNKTIVTVGSGHSPSDMCVTNEWLMNLDRMNEVRGLVENKEQHYADVTVDAGLRIYKLSEYLSERGYAIQNLGSISEQSVGGIISTGTHGSSPYHGLVSSQYVSLTIVNGLGEVVNVDSENHPEIFRAAALSLGKIGIIVRATIRVVPTFKIRSTLEVVNFETILEQWDHIWTSSEFIRCWWYPYTRKCILWRGTKSNDSFTKVRSSWWGTTVGRYFYEFLLWVSVKIYPAFTPYVERFVFHRQYGKAETYGYGDIAVQNSIDGLNMDCLFSQFVDEWGCPLNNGPEVLRSLDRSITQAAKNGDFYVHVPVEVRCSNTCLPEKIPDYSDRTEISPGAVYGNVLRPYLDATPRGLHYAPLSDVSNNQLTLYINATIYRPFGVNTPIHKWFTLFENTMGAAGGKPHWAKNFLGSTDMAAGPTKSQEAYKDYEMRGMATKISEWYGEDLLKFQEIRRQQDPENVFLANKDWALKNGIVTPEEVI; from the coding sequence ATGGATAAAATTCTCCCTGGAGCGCGTTCTAACTTCaggttcaagaactggGCTGGTATATACTCGGCAAAACCTCAGCTCTACTTTCAGCCGTCCTCTATCGATGACGTAGTAAAGATCGTCAATGCTGCCAGAAGGCTCAACAAGACTATAGTGACTGTCGGGTCAGGCCACTCGCCGAGTGATATGTGTGTAACCAACGAGTGGCTGATGAACCTGGACCGGATGAACGAGGTTCGCGGCTTGGTTGAGAACAAAGAACAGCACTACGCCGACGTGACGGTAGACGCCGGGCTGAGGATATACAAGCTGAGCGAGTACCTGTCAGAGCGCGGTTATGCTATCCAGAACTTGGGCTCGATTTCGGAGCAAAGTGTCGGTGGCATCATTTCTACTGGCACACATGGGTCATCTCCATACCACGGTCTTGTTTCTTCTCAATACGTTAGCCTAACTATCGTGAACGGCCTGGGCGAGGTGGTGAACGTGGACTCTGAGAACCACCCCGAAATTTTTAGAGCGGCCGCGCTGTCGCTAGGCAAAATCGGTATTATCGTGCGCGCCACCATCAGAGTAGTTCCTACATTTAAGATTAGATCCACACTCGAGGTGGTGAATTTCGAGACAATTCTAGAGCAATGGGATCACATCTGGACTTCCAGCGAATTCATTAGATGCTGGTGGTACCCTTACACACGCAAGTGTATCCTGTGGAGGGGAACCAAGTCAAACGACTCATTTACTAAGGTACGGAGCTCCTGGTGGGGTACCACAGTCGGCCGTTATTTCTACGAATTTCTCCTATGGGTTTCTGTCAAGATATATCCTGCCTTTACTCCTTATGTTGAAAGGTTTGTCTTCCATCGCCAATATGGCAAAGCCGAAACATACGGCTATGGTGATATTGCTGTACAGAATTCGATTGATGGTTTGAACATGGACTGCTTGTTTTCCCAGTTTGTGGACGAGTGGGGTTGTCCTTTGAACAACGGACCCGAAGTTTTACGTTCGCTTGACCGCAGTATCACACAGGCCGCGAAAAATGGCGATTTCTATGTACATGTTCCAGTCGAGGTTCGTTGCTCGAACACTTGCTTACCTGAAAAGATCCCAGACTACAGTGACAGGACTGAAATCAGTCCGGGCGCGGTGTATGGTAACGTCCTTCGCCCATACCTAGACGCTACTCCACGTGGCTTGCATTACGCTCCCCTCTCTGATGTTTCGAACAACCAGCTAACGTTGTACATCAACGCCACAATTTACAGGCCGTTCGGAGTCAACACGCCGATTCACAAGTGGTTCACCCTGTTTGAAAACACCATGGGTGCGGCTGGCGGAAAGCCCCATTGGGCTAAAAACTTCCTCGGATCCACTGATATGGCCGCAGGGCCCACCAAGTCTCAAGAAGCCTATAAAGATTATGAGATGAGAGGAATGGCTACCAAAATATCCGAGTGGTACGGTGAAGATTTGCTTAAGTTCCAGGAAATTAGACGCCAGCAGGACCCTGAAAACGTTTTCTTGGCCAACAAGGACTGGGCCTTGAAGAATGGCATTGTCACACCTGAAGAAGTCATTTAG
- a CDS encoding tubulin alpha chain (highly similar to uniprot|P09733 Saccharomyces cerevisiae YML085C TUB1 Alpha-tubulin associates with beta-tubulin (Tub2p) to form tubulin dimer which polymerizes to form microtubules) — MREVISVNVGQAGCQIGNACWELYSLEHGIRPDGYLEEGLSKPRGGEEGFSTFFNETGSGKFVPRAVYVDLEPNVIDEVRTGPYKDLFHPEQLISGKEDAANNYARGHYTVGRELLDDILDRIRKISDQCDGLQGFLFTHSLGGGTGSGLGSLLLEQLSIDYGKKSKLEFAVYPAPQVSTSVVEPYNTVLTTHTTLEHADCTFMVDNEAIYDMCKKNLDISRPSFSNLNNLIAQVVSSVTASLRFDGSLNVDLNEFQTNLVPYPRIHFPLVSYAPIQSKSKAHHESNAVSEITNACFEPGNQMVKCDPRTGKYMATCLLYRGDVVTRDVQNAVAQVKNKRTVQLVDWCPTGFKIGICYEPPTATPQSQLSSVNRAVCMLSNTTAIADAWKRIDRKFDLMYAKRAFVHWYVGEGMEEGEFTEAREDLAALERDYIEVGADSYADEEEF; from the exons ATGAGAGAAGTTATCAGTGTTAATG TCGGCCAAGCTGGTTGTCAAATTGGTAACGCATGTTGGGAGCTGTACTCGTTAGAGCACGGCATTCGTCCTGACGGATACCTAGAAGAGGGCCTTTCGAAGCCCAGAGGTGGCGAAGAGGGGTTCTCtacctttttcaatgagaCAGGCTCGGGCAAGTTTGTGCCTCGTGCTGTCTACGTCGATTTGGAGCCCAATGTGATCGACGAGGTCCGTACCGGTCCTTACAAGGATCTGTTCCACCCCGAGCAGCTGATCAGCGGGAAAGAAGATGCCGCCAACAACTACGCCCGTGGACACTACACTGTTGGTAGGGAGCTGCTCGACGACATCCTAGATAGAATCAGAAAAATCTCCGACCAGTGCGACGGCTTGCAAGGTTTCCTTTTCACGCACTCACTGGGCGGTGGTACTGGTTCTGGTTTGGGctctctgctgctggagcAGCTGTCGATCGACTACGGCAAGAAATCCAAACTGGAGTTTGCTGTCTACCCTGCTCCTCAGGTTTCGACCTCTGTGGTCGAGCCTTACAACACCGTTCTAACAACCCACACAACGTTGGAACATGCCGACTGTACTTTCATGGTCGACAATGAGGCTATTTACGACATGTGCAAGAAGAACCTGGACATCTCCAGGCCAAGCTTCTCCAACCTCAACAACTTGATCGCCCAGGTGGTGTCCTCCGTTACTGCATCCCTAAGATTCGATGGTTCTCTGAATGTGGACTTAAACGAGTTCCAAACAAACCTGGTTCCATACCCTAGAATCCATTTCCCATTGGTCTCCTACGCGCCAATCCAATCGAAAAGCAAAGCTCATCACGAGTCCAACGCTGTCTCCGAAATCACCAACGCGTGCTTCGAGCCCGGCAACCAGATGGTCAAGTGCGACCCCAGAACGGGCAAGTACATGGCCACCTGTCTTCTGTATAGAGGTGACGTCGTGACAAGAGACGTCCAGAATGCCGTTGCGCAggtcaagaacaagagaacCGTGCAGTTGGTCGACTGGTGCCCTACCGGCTTCAAGATCGGTATCTGCTACGAGCCACCAACGGCCACCCCTCAATCACAGCTCTCGTCTGTCAACAGGGCAGTGTGCATGCTCTCCAACACCACCGCTATCGCTGATGCATGGAAGAGAATCGACAGAAAGTTCGACTTGATGTACGCCAAGCGTGCCTTCGTACACTGGTATGTCGGTGAGGGTATGGAAGAGGGTGAGTTCACTGAAGCTAGGGAAGACCTGGCTGCATTGGAGAGGGACTACATTGAGGTTGGTGCCGACTCTTACGCTGACGAGGAGGAATTCTAA
- the PHO84 gene encoding phosphate transporter PHO84 (similar to uniprot|P25297 YML123C Saccharomyces cerevisiae PHO84 High-affinity inorganic phosphate (Pi) transporter and low-affinity manganese transporter), giving the protein MSIEKQEEHVVHKTAGGNAAFHNFINDFAHIEDPLERRRLALQKIDEAAFGWYHVRAIMVAGVGFLTDSYDIFAINLGVSMLSYVFWKGDMPNSTSTLLKVSTSVGTVIGQLGFGIMADVVGRKKIYGLELIIMIAATILQCTIGAAPGVSFVAVLTFYRIIMGIGIGGDYPLSSIITSEFSTTKWRGAMMGAVFANQAFGQIAAGIVALILVAAYKSELIDANSGAECGAACIKACDQMWRILVGLGCFPGLIALYFRLTIPESPRYTLDVEHGINKASADIGKFTSGEHGNADPEEIARLERAPTAVEQFEIAPPKASFKDFCRHFGKWKYGKILFGTAFSWFTVDVAFYGLNLNSATILQTIGYASSKNVYHKLYNSAVGNLILICAGSLPGYWASVATMDIIGRKPIQLFGFFILTVLFCIIGFAYHKLSDHGLLGLYIVCQFFQQFGPNVTTFIIPGEVFPTRYRSSAHGISAASGKIGAIIAQTALGTLIDHNCARDGKPKNCWLPHVMEIFALFMLCGIFSTLLIPETKRKTLEQICEEYHDEVDQGKYASGYSGASSHTETV; this is encoded by the coding sequence ATGAGTATTGAAAAGCAAGAGGAACACGTCGTCCACAAGACCGCTGGTGGTAACGCTGCCTTCCACAACTTTATCAATGACTTCGCCCACATCGAGGACcctcttgaaagaagacgTTTGGCCCTGCAAAAGATTGACGAGGCCGCCTTTGGCTGGTACCACGTGCGTGCCATCATGGTCGCTGGTGTCGGGTTTTTGACCGACTCCTACGATATCTTTGCTATCAACTTGGGTGTGTCCATGTTGTCGTACGTCTTCTGGAAGGGTGACATGCCCAACTCTACCAGTACCCTTCTGAAGGTCTCCACCTCTGTTGGTACTGTCATTGGCCAGCTTGGTTTCGGTATTATGGCTGATGTTGTCGGCCGTAAGAAGATTTACGGTCTTGAACTGATCATTATGATTGCTGCCACCATTCTGCAGTGTACCATCGGTGCCGCTCCAGGTGTTAGCTTTGTCGCTGTCCTGACTTTCTACCGTATCATCATGGGTATTGGTATTGGTGGTGACTACCCTCTATCTTCTATTATCACTTCTGAGTTCTCGACCACCAAATGGAGAGGTGCCATGATGGGTGCTGTCTTTGCCAACCAGGCTTTCGGCCAGATCGCCGCTGGTATCGTCGCTTTGATTCTTGTCGCTGCTTACAAGAGCGAGCTTATCGACGCTAACTCTGGCGCTGAGTGTGGTGCTGCTTGTATCAAGGCTTGCGACCAGATGTGGAGAATTCTCGTTGGTTTGGGATGTTTTCCCGGTTTGATTGCTCTGTACTTCAGACTGACTATCCCAGAATCGCCACGTTACACTCTGGATGTTGAGCACGGCATTAACAAGGCTTCCGCCGACATCGGTAAGTTCACTTCCGGCGAGCACGGAAACGCTGACCCTGAGGAAATTGCCCGTCTCGAGAGAGCTCCAACCGCTGTCGAGCAATTCGAAATTGCACCACCAAAGgcttctttcaaggacTTCTGCAGACACTTCGGTAAGTGGAAGTACGGTAAGATTCTGTTCGGTACTGCCTTCTCTTGGTTCACTGTGGATGTTGCCTTCTACGgtttgaacttgaactcCGCTACCATTTTGCAAACTATTGGTTACGCCTCTTCTAAGAACGTCTACCACAAGCTTTACAACTCCGCTGTCGGTAACTTGATTCTGATCTGTGCCGGTTCTCTGCCAGGTTACTGGGCCTCCGTTGCCACCATGGACATCATTGGAAGAAAGCCTATCCAACTCTTCGGCTTCTTCATCCTAACTGTTTTGTTCTGTATCATCGGTTTTGCTTACCACAAGTTGAGTGACCACGGTCTATTGGGTCTCTACATTGTGTGTCAATTCTTCCAACAATTCGGTCCTAACGTTACCACCTTCATTATCCCAGGTGAAGTGTTCCCAACTAGATACAGATCTTCCGCTCACGGTATCTCTGCCGCCTCCGGTAAAATTGGTGCTATCATCGCTCAGACCGCTTTGGGTACGTTGATCGACCACAACTGTGCGAGAGATGGTAAGCCAAAGAACTGTTGGTTGCCACATGTCATGGAGATCTTTGCTCTGTTCATGCTGTGCGGTATCTTCAGTACTTTGCTGATCCCTGAGACCAAGAGAAAGACACTGGAGCAAATCTGTGAGGAGTATCACGATGAGGTTGACCAAGGAAAGTACGCCTCTGGTTACTCTGGCGCTTCTAGTCACACTGAGACTGTTTAA
- the PTH1 gene encoding aminoacyl-tRNA hydrolase (weakly similar to uniprot|P38876 Saccharomyces cerevisiae YHR189W PTH1 One of two (see also PTH2) mitochondrially-localized peptidyl-tRNA hydrolases dispensable for cell growth and for mitochondrial respiration), producing the protein MITSKYTILRRSLSTCITGIGNPEPQYAMSRHNAGLLMLDLLKQQLQPERKAYVPCNANPKVKKCQIDRLLLLRADGDYINLSGRTVVPLWHKLGSNVKHVVVHDELSLPVGKVQLRNPGASVRGHNGLKDIKTRYGDAFYRLAIGIGRPDDRDPNVVANYVLSRFPPHELAVIESDSLVLALRLLQKAGLSA; encoded by the coding sequence ATGATTACAAGCAAATACACGATACTGAGAAGATCATTGAGCACCTGTATCACTGGAATTGGGAACCCTGAGCCCCAGTATGCCATGAGTCGGCATAATGCTGGCCTTTTGATGCTAGATTTGttgaagcagcagctccaacCTGAAAGAAAGGCTTACGTTCCTTGCAACGCAAACCCAAAGGTAAAGAAATGCCAGATTGATAGATTACTTCTTTTGAGGGCTGACGGTGACTACATAAACTTAAGCGGGAGAACTGTTGTACCGCTTTGGCACAAGCTGGGCTCCAACGTGAAGCACGTTGTTGTACACGATGAGCTTAGTCTACCAGTTGGGAAAGTGCAACTGAGGAACCCAGGAGCTAGTGTCAGAGGGCACAACGGCCTCAAAGATATAAAAACACGCTACGGAGATGCGTTTTACCGGCTGGCTATCGGCATAGGGAGGCCCGACGACCGGGATCCCAATGTGGTCGCCAACTACGTGCTATCAAGATTTCCGCCACACGAGCTGGCTGTCATTGAATCTGATAGCCTAGTCCTAGCATTGaggcttctccaaaaagccGGATTAAGCGCCTGA
- a CDS encoding cytochrome b5 reductase family protein (similar to uniprot|Q12746 Saccharomyces cerevisiae YML125C Protein required for cell viability), with protein MSDKTKLLDEPIHGIYIPIGLLFVGLAIACFTIKDYTFLWILPFAGLLIAARFTIAYRRKRSVFPNKWSSLELEDQTLISKNTAMYRFKMRTPLEALNFPVGHHLAVRVPVDGKELVRYYTPVSPRYQPGHFDIIVKSYADGQVSKYFAGLKPGATVDFKGPVGRFNYVTNSYKHIGMIAGGSGITPMLQILNEIITTPEDFTNVSLIYANETENDILLKDELDEIAEKYPNFEVNYVLNKPSSNWRGDVGYVTKEHMEKYLPPFSSDSRLVMSGRPEMIRMLLDYAEELGWPRGIEKSKGDDQVFAF; from the coding sequence ATGTCAGACAAAACGAAACTTCTGGATGAACCTATTCATGGTATCTATATCCCAATTGGTCTCTTATTTGTGGGTTTGGCTATTGCCTGCTTCACCATCAAAGACTATACGTTTCTTTGGATTCTTCCGTTTGCTGGTCTTCTTATCGCGGCTCGATTCACCATTGCATACCGTCGTAAGAGGTCTGTCTTTCCAAACAAATGGTCGTCTTTGGAGCTTGAAGACCAGACTTTGATCTCGAAAAATACAGCCATGTATCGCTTTAAGATGAGAACTCCTTTAGAAGCCCTGAACTTCCCCGTTGGCCATCATTTGGCAGTTCGGGTTCCTGTAGATGGTAAAGAGCTGGTCAGATATTATACCCCCGTGTCTCCCAGGTATCAGCCGGGACATTTCGACATCATTGTGAAATCTTATGCTGATGGCCAGGTCTCCAAATATTTTGCTGGTCTAAAGCCTGGTGCTACTGTGGACTTTAAAGGCCCTGTTGGCAGATTCAATTATGTCACCAATTCATACAAGCACATTGGAATGATTGCTGGCGGTTCAGGTATTACACCAATGCTGCAGATTCTGAACGAAATTATTACCACGCCTGAAGACTTCACGAATGTTTCTCTGATCTACGCGAACGAAACCGAAAATGATATTCTACTTAAAGATGAACTGGACGaaattgctgaaaaatatcCTAACTTTGAGGTGAATTATGTTCTCAACAAGCCATCCTCTAACTGGCGTGGCGATGTGGGGTACGTCACAAAGGAGCATATGGAGAAGTACTTACCTCCATTTTCGAGTGACAGCAGATTGGTCATGAGTGGCAGACCAGAAATGATAAGAATGCTTTTAGACTACGCGGAGGAACTCGGCTGGCCAAGAGGCATCGAAAAATCCAAGGGTGACGATCAAGTGTTTGCATTCTAG